In Danio aesculapii chromosome 8, fDanAes4.1, whole genome shotgun sequence, the genomic stretch cgggttgccttgttggaaaatcGCGCATTTGATTGATTCACCCAGAAAGGCTCTGAAAACATGCGTCTGTGACCGACATTCAACCTCTCGTGGAccgtagcagactccgaaatgagatgcagatttagagttccgcatgaggtggttattaatttgcaaataaaataaatattatgaatgtaaacaataggtgagcaggttacattataacCCGGCGTCCTAACAACACACATTGTGTTTTCATTTTCTAAGATGTTCTCTCCTCTTTTTCAGGTGCTTTGTGGGCGTTATGTGAACCAGCACATGGTGATCCACGGGCAGGAGTCTGGGCACCCTGTTGTGCTAAGCTTTGCTGACCTTTCTGTGTGGTGTTATGCTTGTGAATCATACGTCCATAACCAGGTGCGTGTGTGTGGCCCTGATCACGAACTTGTAATTTACTATGGTGATTTGGTTCTAGTACTGTTATTGTAATGCATCTTTGAGTCGTCGTTGTCTGAGTGATGCAATATTAAtgttgtattttgtgatttttacatGCACATTTTCAGAACACTTGAATAATCAGCCTTGTCATTGTGTGTTTCCCTTTCTCACTCTGCACTCACAGGTTCTGCATGAAGCCAAAAATGCCGCTCATCTTGTGAAGTTTGGAGAGGGGATTCATCCTTTCAACTAAACCAGCAGAGAGAAGTGTATGCTGGGAGATGGTGTTTATATAATTGCATGCCTGATATAAAAGACCAAACTGAGTTGTAGTGGACTTTTCAGTTTCTCAGTCCTCCTTCCTCACGTGTACGTTTATAAATTTTCATTGTGCCAAGTGTGTTAGATCCAACACAGACTATACTAATGGAATTGATCttgaaaggtgtttttttttaagtgaactctCTGAAAATTGtcatagtagtttttttttttcaaacggtAGTTTATAAAGGGTTGTTGTGGAAGAACATTAGCATGGTGCTAAAACTAAAACTTTACACCAGCCAAATGTGTAGTGTTTTAATATTTTCGAGTGTTGTGGATTTCAGTTTTCATTATAAGAATTCAGGCCAAGGAGATAAAACTGTGGATGTGACAAAACCACATTAAACGTAAAGCAATACAGAGTGCAATATTTCCCAAAATGGAGTTTGAGGACGGTGTACCcaagttattattgtttttattattattttatatgtaaatttTCTGTATGTTCATTTTTGCACAAACATACTGACACAAACTTTTTGGAATCATTTTGTAGCTGTCGGTACATACTGCAATCTTAATAAAACCTTTGTCTTCTTACATGTTTTTATGctcacatttgtaaaaaaattatgtgttttcattttatttcaagctatgagtatgaatgtgtgttttatatgaatgtgtatatacactcactggccatttaaTCGGTCCACCTTACTAGCaccgggttggatccccttttcgccttcagaactgccttaatcctttatggcatagtcAACAAGGTATTGAAAATACATGTTCATATTGACATGActcatcacgcagttgctgcagatttgtcgggtgTACGACCATTATGCGATCCCAAAAGTCCTCTATTggtttgagatctggtgattgtggaggccatttgactacagtgaactcattgtcatgttcaagaaaccagttcgagatgatttgcgcttaatgacatgatgcgttatcctgctggatgtagccatcagaagatgtatacgctgtggtcataaagggatggacatggtcagcaacaatactcaggtaggctgtggctgtGGCAATGCTCTATTGGTAATGTGTGTTttcatatagcgcatttattgtgtatggccacacccatagtgcttcacaatcatggggggtctccaccaccaccagtgtgtagcatccacttggatgatgcgacagcagccacaggacaacggcgccagtgctttACCACACACCAggcaggacaccggggttacacccctactctttgaAAAGTGccttgggatttttaatgaccacctTCACCTATACCTTCAGTATAGTGTcaccttcacttttactggggcattagaactcacATAGACTACAGGTTGatcaccccctgctggcctcccTAACATCacttccaggtactgaccaggctcaccCTGTGttgcttcagtgagtaaccgttcttggactgcagggtgatatggctggtactaatgggcccaaagtgtgccaagaaaatatcccccacaccattacaccaccaccaccaccagcctgaaccgctgatacaaggcaggatagatccatgctttcatgttgttgatgccaaattctgaccctaccatccgaatgttgcagcagaaatcgagactcatcagaccaggcaacatttttcaatcttgtccaattttggtgagcctgtgtgaattgtagcctctgtttcctgttcttagctgacaggagtggcacccggtgtggtcttctgctgctgtagcccatccgcctcaaggttggatgtgttgtgcattcagagatgctcttctgcacatctcggttgtaacgagtggttatttgagttactgttgcctttctatcagctggaaccagtctggccattctctgtcttctggcatcaacaaggcatttgcgcccaaagaactgccgcttactggatattttctctatttcagaccattctctgtaaaccctagagatggttgtgcgtgaaaattccagtagatccgcagtttctgaaatactctgaaataacaaccatgccacgttcaaagtcacctaaatcctctttcttcctcattctgatgctcggtttgaactgcagcagatcgtcttgagcatgtataaatgcattgagttgctgccatgtgattggctgattagaaatttgcgttaacaagcagttagacaggtgtacctaataaaatggccggtgagtgtataaagtgttagatatatattttgcataatttttatctttcttttagcatatatattttttgatatacacaatccccattttaaatctttattttctgTGTACCAAACAATGCATATTCCTTCCTCCATTCACAGGTTTATTTCCTTGCTGCTGTCTTTGTGTTGTTAATCTTACGCATATCTAAAATGCATCACTTTTGCTCCATTTATTATTCTCTCACTATTTTCCCTCTCTACATTGAATATGATGCATTTAGGATTGACACGTCTTTAGTCCTATACAGGGATTGACAGATAATCTCATTTTGTCATTGTGCATCATTGGACTGCGTTGCTgctgcctgtatgtgtgtgtatatatgtatgtgtgtgtgcagagacCCTCCTCCCAATCAGAATGGCTCGTTCTCCCCCTCCCGtctcctctctcctctcctcCATATGTGTGATGAAGATGGTTGCAGGCAGCCCGGGCCTGTTTTCAATGGCGCACATCCTGCCGTGATCCCACCGGGAGCAAGAGGAGAAGAAGAATCCCTCCATTCAGGTTAATTTCTCTCTTtcaatcacccccccccccccccccccccacacacaccaTTGTACATGATGCTGCTCTCCACTAATTAAAtttgaatgtgatttttttttttcgtcactCAGTTCCTGTCGTGGGAGGAAGAGACCTGGAATCAAGCAGAGCTCAGAGGTGAATCTCATTgaatttacattgtttactatgctGAGGTCAGGTTTGGTTGGTGGTATTTGGGTTTTTAGCTGTTGATCTGAGCATCATGGCTGTATTTTAATCATTAGGTAGTGATTTGTGATGTTTTTAGATTAATAATGACCATGGTATGAccgttttttttatattatagcaTGGTGTTACACTGATTTTTATAGACATTCACAATTTTAATACTATGGAGTAATAATAACATGGTAAATAAAGATGTTTTATTAGTGGTTATTTCAAAGAGTGCCAcgtaaacaaacattttacaatataaaaagGTTTGGTATTTAAACATTAGTTTAACCACATTcgtatttttatattcttaatTTATTACGTTTTTTACATTGTGGTTACTAAAATGACTGTTTaggtatattaaataatactaaGAGATTGTACTTTTGATTATAGCAATGTTATCAAATGTTAAAATGAACATCatcataaataaatgctttagaaTTGTGTCAGTGTTAATTTAACTGaccttaattatttattaatgggTATGCCTTTATAATGTGTTATGAACAAATAATCTGCAGACTTGTTAATCTAATAACTTTCTGTCTTTTGTCTTCGCTATAATGTCAGTATataatatttcactagttattttgcaagatactactatagtattcagattaaagtgcaatttaaaggtttaacctGGTAGTTAACTAGACAAGTGTGGtcaattaggcaaatcattggtcAACATTGTTCTGTAGGCGATCAGAAAAACAAATTCTGAaagggctaatgatattgaccttaaaaataagcatatatattttatttctttatttattttttaaattccagacaaataagtctttctccagattatttttttattgaaaatagtgtgaatatggaaaatatttgtaaaaaaattgttgataGAGATTTTTTTGGTTCTAATATTCTCTCAAATGGCATGTCTTCACTGTGTGATTGTACTATTTGTGATATAAAAGGAAATATCTCTATGAAATCTATTATTTTTCCATGTGTTGCCAATATTAGTACTTGCATATGGATttgtgggtagtgctgtcgcctcacaacaagaaggtcactggtttgagccttggctgggtcagttggcgtttctgtgtggagtttgcatgttctccacgtgttggtgtgggtgcTCTAgtttaagctaaattgttcatagtgtatgtgtgtgaatgagtgtatgggtgtttctcagtgatgggcatggaagggcgtccgctgtgttaaacatatgctggatactgtaagttggctgtttattccactgtggcgacccctgaataataaagggactatgctgaaaacaaaatgaatgaatggacttgTGTTGACGTTTTTGtcctttatctatttatttaagtattttaattatttatttccacctcaaatttgtatttatttgcttatttattaattgattagttaatttgttattattttgtatgaTTCACTTTTGTAGTCCATTTGGAACTATAACCCACATCACAATATGTTTTTAGATGCACAGTGATCCTGATAATTCTGAATAAACTTGTCACAAAAAAGCAGAAAGACAAAGCATTCTAATTTCACAGAAAAGGTGAATAATTTACACTTCAACTGTAGTTGTTATGAttatcttttaaataataataataaaatgcattttatttaaaggcgcatTCTTGACACTCAAGGTCATCATACATGACAGCCAGggaatacaatttttaaaaaactattaaaattatgtaCATTTGCACAGTTGAAaccaaaattattcgccctcctctgaatttgatccattcattcattcattttcttttcggcttagtccctttattaatcaggggtcgccacagcggaatgaaccgccaacttatccagcacgtttttacgcagcggatgcccttccagctgcaacccatgtctgggaaacatccacacacactcattcacacacattcactatggacaatttagcttacccaattcacctgtaccacatgtctttggactgtggggaaaccggagcacccggaggaaacccacacgaatgcagggagagcatgcaaactccataaagaaacaccaactgacccagccgaagctcgaaccagcgaaattcttgctgtgaggcgacagcactacctactgcaccactgcattgccCTGAATTTGTTtcgctttttcaaatatttcccaaaggatgtttaacagagcaagttttttttcatagtatttattcattcattcattttcctttggcttagtccctttattaatcaggggtggccatagcgatatgaaccaccaacttatccagcacatgtttcacgcagtggatgcccttccagctgcaacccttcactgggaaacatccatacacacaatttagtttatccaattcacctataccacatatctgtggagtgtgggggaaaccggagcacccagaggaaacccacagcaacacagggagaacatgtaaactccacacagaaattccaactgacccagccgtgattcgaaccagcgaccttgctgtgaggccacagtgctaacccctgatccaccgtgtcgccccctatatgaaaaaaaatgtttaggaAATATCTATTATTTTTCTGTGTCACTGATATTAGTACTTATAGAGGGATTCGTATTGACCTTTTTCGTCCTTTATCTACTCATTTAAGTAGTTTATATTAATCTTTTCcacttaaaatttttatttttatctaactAATTGTTAATTGATtagagtggcatggtggctcagtggttgggccaggtggcatttctgctccagtttcccccacagtccaaagacatgcgctataggtgaattgaataagctaaattagctgtagtgtatgtttgtttcctagtactgggttgcagctgaaagtgaATCTACTGTGCATTCTActgtgaacttctaccgctgcacaatagaaagcatcctgacccaactgcgtcacagtctggtatggaagctgctctgttgctgagcgtaaggcactgcagcgggtggtgaaaactgcccaacgcatcacagggactacactgccagccattgaggacatccagaagaaacactgtctgcaccaagcacgcagtattcttaaggacacctctcaccctgctcacagactgttttctctcctgcctttcggcaggcgcttcaggctcccccggacaaaaaccagcagactgaggaacagctttttccccagagctgtctcccttttgaactctgcccctcactgactcttttgcccccccccccaatacaccccccacactcctctaatttatactcctcacaatcactgcactatttaatatttgcacatttaaagtttgcactgATTCactgcactgattcacttatctgaactgttcatacccactgcacatggacatttgtaattgtttatctatctgccactcctgattattaatagcatcctgtatatatattcatttattgtaaatctgtttatagctaatacaacctgtatataatgttgatagtacatccatctgtaaatatcaccatagtttttctataactgcactttatagcttatacctgtatcctgcacttgctgctattgcactgctggttagactgaaactgcatttcgttgccttgtacttgtacatgtgtaatgaaaataaagttgaatctaatctaatctaatatgctggaatagttggcggttcattccgctgtggcgacccctgataaataagggacttgaaggaatgaatgtgtaaatgtttatgtatttactagcaCAAACAAACTATTAgtcatacatttattacagtgttgttCTTTCAGTGTCCATCATGCAGCATCAGTCTCCTGGAGTGGCCCGTCTGTATCAGACCGAGTTCATCCGGAGCGCGCGGGCCATCGGTGTGATGTGGGCCGTCTGCACGCTCTGCTTCGCTGTGATCGAGGTGGTCATTCTCATCCAGCCGTCCTGGGTCGGCACACGAGAGCTGCATTACAGAGGAGGAGGACCGGCTCCTCCCACTGGGACGCTCGGGCTCTTCGAGGTCTGCCTGGAGACTGACTGGCCCGTCCCAGAATGCCGCGGGTCTTTGCGCACCCTGACGCCTCTGCCGGCCTTCCAATCTCCGGCTGTGCTGGTCTGCATGTCTCTGACCATGGTGTGGGCCAGCGTCGGCTGCCTGTGTCTCTTCAGATTCTGCAACGCCGCCACCGTCTATAAGATCTGTGCCTGGCTGCAGCTCACAGCAGGTGAGACCACTTTATGTACAGTAAAAATTTGTGTAATGTTTTGAAATATgattatatttacaaaaaaagggTTGTGAAATGATGATGTTACACTTTCAGGTTATTAAAAACATtgataacactttagaataatgctACATTAGTTTTACTAACATTAATTATGAATCtcgtaaagcatttattaatcatagatcagcatttattgcattattaaaaatacaagttGTGcttggggcgacacagtggcgcagtaggtagtgctgtcgcctcacagcaagaagatcgctggttcgagcctcggctggtcagttggcatttctgtgtggagtttgcatgttctccctgcgttcacgtgggtttcctcccatcAGGATCGGATTTgtgatcggttccaaaaaaatgctatCCCTAGTTTGAAGGACATTGGCAAAGTCTcaagttttattcaattcacctttatttgtatagtgcttttacaatgtagattgtgtcaaagcagcttcacataaaagatcatagtaaataggaacagtgtagttcagtttgtagtgtttaagttcagttcagttgagctcagttcagtgtggtttaatattcactactgagagtccaaacactgaagagcagatccaacgatgcgcagctctacagatcccgagccgtgcaagccagtggcgacaacggagagaaaaaaacttcactaatttaTAATGACAGTTAATGAGTATTTTGGAGCTGCAGAGTCTTTTATTATGCCATGAAATCATTACTGGTGTAAACATACAGCACctgacaaaatgtaaacatttgttaCACTGAAAGACATTTTAGTAGGTGTCTTCTTTAAATCgtgctaaaaatatataaaagtcttTATcgactgcaaaaaaaataaattaaataataataaaaatgtacaaaaaagctAAACTTAAAGCTCCATTACACTttcattgctttttttaatgcttgAAAACTTCCTTTTtccttttgcattaaaaaaagtctctTGTAACCCCTTTTTTCTAGGCCACATGAAACATTTGGCCTGTCAAAACATTCAATCAGGCCCGACAACAGGTTTTGGTAATAAAGTTCAAGTGGCCCGCGCTTGCTTTAAATATTAGGTCTGTGACCATTACAAAATTGAGACACAGATGGTGCTCTTGCGCTTCACCCTGCTCTCTAATTTAGTCGGGATGgtcgggaacctatggctcgcgaGCTACAAGTGACTCTTTGAAATACGTGGCTCTCCTGCTGTCTcccttaaataatatttcacagtttaaaaaatgattaCCGACAGAaaactagaaatcagtttcttattgaaaatacaattgcaGTTCCCTCATTGTTGTACTTTTTTggagaaaaaagaataaaaactcgACGTTTCGAACAATGCGTGTGCGCGGCGCTGTGGATAAACTTACGTTTCTATGGTAACCGCGCGCGCACGTAAATTTAAACAACAATCATGAGTGGTgatgatggcaaaaagaaaataagcTTGAGAAACATCGAAAGTTTCAAAATGAgcagaaacatttgcttttattgaAAGCTCTGGTGCTCTGCTCTGTCTGATTTGGACAAAGTGCATTTCCTTTTGTAAAGTTTAGAGACATTTTGAAACGCAAAGTTTCAAAAGTACCAGCTGAGCGAAAGCCGAAAGAAGGCGTGTGAGCTCCAGCATAACGTGCAAACCGGACAAAAACAGCAGAGGCAGGACGAGAGTTTGGACAGGGGCATCTTGGATTTTGAATGCTGCGAGCATTTGGCCCGCAGGCCTTGTAATTGACACATGTGGCCTAGAAAAAGGGGTTACAGGAGACTTTGTTTAATGGTTACAGACCTTCATGTTTTGATAGAGAtaaaagctgctgtgacacaaatgTGGcccaaattaaatgtaaaaccttgctattttgataaatgtggttTAATGAAATGTAAGAGGTGTTAGACAGttgtaaatacacttttattttctccaataaatatattttttaaatgtgtatgtaCAGCCCCTGACTTTATTCACAACACTCAGTGTGGCCCTTACCAAGTTTGGAtttgacacccctgttctagGCCATAGTTAATCTGCTGCATTTGCTGTTATATCTTTAAGATGTCTGGAGGATGTAAATGAGCTCAGTTATGATTGGTGAACCGCTTTGCATGTCAAATGAGGCTCAGGGTTAAAGGCAGAGAATCTCCTGTCACATCTTATGTAGTTTGCTCTGCCCTCTATCAGATATAGCCTCTATAGGGTATTATGACTCCCTGCACATTGAAACATGTTCTTCTTGACCCGAAAGCTGCTCTTTATAGTGTATGTTAAGCAGTAGGTGATCCGTGTTTGTGTGTCCAGGTTTCTGCTTGGCTTTGGCGTGTGTGTTGTTTCCAGACTCGTGGTCGTGTGCTGAAATGCGGGCTCTGTGCGGGGAGCGGGTCAGTAGTTTCTCCCCAGGGAACTGCTCTGTGCACTGGGCCTTTATTCTGGCTATACTGGGTGTTCTGGATGCTGGGATTCTGGCCACACTGGCCTTTGTGTTAGGGAATCGCCAAGATGCCCTACTACCAGAAAATGCCAAGGACGGGGACGGTAAAAATttttcctaagtgatgtttaacagagcaaggacatttttcacactATTTCCTATTGTACATGTAATAGACATTTTTGAGAGTCTTAAAGTTTGACTAAATTAGAAGTTTGtactttttttcaatattttaaagtaaattttacccccccccccctttaagaTCTGTTTTTCTCAAGAATTTGTACTTGATGCTGAAGTATTTACAAAATAACTACTGTAGTAAAATATTCTGTGCTGTCATCGTGATCAAGACTAAAGAAGTGACTTATTAGAAAAGAGCTTGtctctaaatgactaaatgtaattaaaaaaaatgtgttgagaaaaatatCCTTCCTTCCCTTCTTCCTTCCTATCCATTCCATCTCTTCCTTTCTtatctttcttcctttctttccttccatCTTTCCTTCCTTTCATTCCATTCTTTACTTTTCTttatctttctttccttctttctttctgttttccATTTGATAATTTCCTTCCTTGCCTTTCCTCATTTTTTTCGTTCgctccttcctttcttcctttcattttctttccattCCTTCCTTTTccattctttccttcctttcttccttgaTTTCCtcatttccttccttccttttctttCCATTCCTTTCTTCTTCCCTTTCTTTTCATTCCATCCTTTCCTTGCATTCtttcttcctttccttccttacttcatttctttctttcctacattccttccttccttacttcCCTTCATTTTCTTTCTATTCATTCCTTCCTCCCTTTCTTTTCCATCTATCCTTTCCTTCCATTCTTCCTTCCTCTTTCCCATTCCatttttccttcctttctttcttccttcatttctttccttccttctctTTCCATTCCTTCTTCCCTTTTCCATtcgtttcttttctttcttccttccgtCCTTCCTTCCCTTTCTTTTTCATCCCATTGATTCCTTCCTTTCGTTCTtccttcattttttaatttacttcctttcttctttcctttctttcttgttttttttctggctatagcagtgtttgttatttttatactTGTCTATAAGAAAATCAGCGTTTGTTATACGCTAAAAATTTGCTGAGAAAAACGATCTGTTAAACAGTGCTaaaggaatatttgaaaaagtacaaagttttattcattgttttatttttagaaatgaatCTGTTAACATTTTTGCAATGAATATTTTCTTAAGGAAGCGTTAcgatattgtatttgtgcatatacattagattagtcagtactgaaaatatttaataaattattattaaaatatttataaagaatatttaatatttaatattttattttccaatactttgcattaatttaatgtataatctttctatttctaaagatgttctgtgactgatatattatcttaataaataaattcgtttaataaatctctttttttttctaatgcaccaaaacacactgCTTATATTCAGAGAAATGGctaaaaatcttaattttattgttgtGTTCTTGGGTTGATTTGGCAAGTTCTACCAGTTTTCTTGATTTTCTTAAtaaagtaaatgttaattttgctCATCATCCCTTCGTTTTCATTATGCTGTTTTCTTCTCTCTTCTCAGTGACTGGCTTATTATTGGCAGCATAAAACAGGAAGTGCAGGTAAGActgcgtttttttttaaagtcttccAGTTGTGATTCTTTTTTCATGTTTGTAAAGTGActcaaatagaaaaaaacaaaaacctgtCCTAAATTATGAGCTGATGTCACGAAACACGTGAACAGac encodes the following:
- the lhfpl4b gene encoding LHFPL tetraspan subfamily member 3 protein, with product MQHQSPGVARLYQTEFIRSARAIGVMWAVCTLCFAVIEVVILIQPSWVGTRELHYRGGGPAPPTGTLGLFEVCLETDWPVPECRGSLRTLTPLPAFQSPAVLVCMSLTMVWASVGCLCLFRFCNAATVYKICAWLQLTAGFCLALACVLFPDSWSCAEMRALCGERVSSFSPGNCSVHWAFILAILGVLDAGILATLAFVLGNRQDALLPENAKDGDVTGLLLAA